Proteins from a genomic interval of Bradyrhizobium sp. CCGB01:
- a CDS encoding GntR family transcriptional regulator has product MMSNVELASDSIVDRVYEQLKAMAVSYEFKPGERLNEGELAKRLGVSRTPLREALNRLNTEGFLRFTPGKGFFCRELDAHEIFDLYELRKSIEVASIRLAIKRAKDEDIDALLKFLEATGPDPGQRSSVELVELDETFHERLMGMSNNAEMLRVLRNVNARIRFVRWIDMDSINRSNTQAEHRAVVEGLKARDEEACVSVLEKHIDRRLDRITSAIKEGYAQIYMPAAARSAAN; this is encoded by the coding sequence ATGATGAGCAACGTGGAACTGGCCTCCGATAGTATCGTCGATCGCGTCTATGAACAGCTCAAGGCGATGGCCGTGAGCTATGAGTTCAAGCCGGGCGAACGGCTCAACGAAGGCGAGCTGGCCAAGCGCCTCGGCGTCAGCCGCACGCCGCTGCGCGAAGCGCTCAATCGTCTCAACACCGAAGGCTTCCTGCGCTTCACGCCGGGCAAGGGCTTTTTCTGCCGCGAGCTCGACGCGCACGAAATCTTCGATCTCTACGAGCTGCGCAAGTCGATCGAGGTCGCCTCGATCCGCCTCGCCATCAAGCGTGCGAAGGACGAGGACATCGACGCGCTCCTGAAATTCCTCGAAGCCACCGGCCCCGATCCCGGCCAGCGATCTTCGGTGGAGCTCGTCGAGCTGGACGAGACCTTTCACGAACGGCTGATGGGCATGTCGAACAATGCCGAGATGTTGCGCGTGCTGCGCAACGTCAATGCCCGCATCCGCTTCGTGCGCTGGATCGACATGGACAGCATCAACCGCTCCAATACGCAGGCAGAGCACCGCGCCGTCGTCGAAGGCCTCAAGGCGCGCGACGAGGAGGCTTGCGTCTCGGTGCTGGAGAAGCACATCGACCGCCGCCTGGATCGCATCACCTCCGCGATCAAGGAAGGCTACGCGCAGATCTATATGCCGGCGGCGGCGAGGTCTGCGGCGAACTAA
- a CDS encoding aspartate/glutamate racemase family protein: MTTSANSSSRIARGGKAIYGAPLGILMLEARFPRIPGDMGNGTTWPFPVLYRVVSGASPEKVVLKGAAGLLPDFIDAAKDLVRLGAEAITTNCGFLSLFQKEIAAAVGVPVATSSLMQVPWVQATLPPGKRVGLVTVSGSTLTPAHLEGAGVPLDTPLVGTEHGKEFFRVLIKAEKDDMDVAQAERDVVEAGKQLVAKNPDVGAIVLECTNMPPYAAALQAEVGLPVYDIYSMITWFHAGLRPRAFA; this comes from the coding sequence ATGACCACTTCAGCCAACTCATCCTCCCGCATCGCCCGTGGCGGCAAGGCCATCTACGGTGCGCCGCTGGGCATCTTGATGCTGGAAGCGCGCTTTCCCCGCATTCCCGGCGACATGGGCAATGGCACGACCTGGCCATTCCCCGTGCTCTATCGCGTGGTGAGCGGCGCTTCGCCGGAGAAAGTGGTGCTGAAGGGTGCGGCCGGCCTGCTGCCCGATTTCATCGATGCGGCCAAGGACCTGGTGAGGCTCGGTGCCGAAGCCATCACCACCAATTGCGGCTTCCTCTCGCTATTCCAGAAGGAGATCGCAGCCGCCGTCGGCGTGCCGGTGGCAACCTCATCGCTGATGCAGGTGCCGTGGGTGCAGGCGACCTTGCCGCCCGGCAAGCGCGTCGGCCTTGTCACCGTGTCAGGCTCGACCTTGACGCCGGCCCATCTCGAAGGCGCCGGCGTGCCGCTCGATACGCCTTTGGTCGGCACCGAGCACGGCAAGGAATTTTTCCGCGTCCTGATCAAGGCCGAGAAGGACGACATGGACGTGGCGCAAGCCGAGCGCGATGTGGTCGAGGCGGGCAAGCAGCTCGTCGCGAAAAACCCCGATGTCGGCGCCATCGTGCTCGAATGCACCAACATGCCGCCTTATGCGGCAGCCTTGCAGGCCGAGGTCGGCTTGCCGGTGTACGATATCTATTCCATGATCACTTGGTTTCATGCTGGGTTGCGTCCGCGCGCGTTCGCCTGA
- a CDS encoding FAD-binding oxidoreductase: protein MSEGRHVAIIGAGAVGVISAIEALREGHRVTLIDAGEPGGEQAASYGNAGWLSSHSVIPPAEPGIWKKVPGYLMDPLGPLAIRWSYLPKALPWLIKYLLAGWTEARVEKTAFALRDLLKDAPLLHRKLAEEAGVPELVERNGVMHVFPSRGNFDNNLGWRLRKKVGVEWLELSADEMRQREPDLHPRYTFGVVVEEAGRCRDPGAYVAALAQHALASGAKLVRARATGLKLSGNKLVAVLTETGEIACDAAVIAAGARSRQLTASVGDPLPLETERGYHVMIENPESGPRSSMMASDVSMVVNWTDKGLRAAGTVEIAGLEAAPNWKRAEILRNNLLSMFPKLPKDIPTSRIKTWFGHRPSMPDGLPCIGHARASRDIVYAFGHGHVGLVGSARTGRLVAQLLSGKQPEIPLAPFAPTRFL from the coding sequence ATGTCGGAAGGCCGCCACGTCGCCATCATCGGAGCCGGCGCGGTCGGCGTGATCAGCGCCATCGAAGCGCTGCGCGAGGGTCATCGCGTCACGCTGATCGACGCGGGCGAGCCCGGTGGCGAGCAGGCGGCGAGCTACGGCAATGCCGGCTGGCTCTCATCGCATTCGGTGATCCCGCCGGCCGAGCCGGGCATCTGGAAGAAGGTGCCGGGTTATCTGATGGACCCGCTCGGCCCGCTCGCGATCCGCTGGTCTTACTTGCCGAAGGCACTGCCCTGGTTGATCAAATATTTGCTCGCGGGCTGGACCGAGGCGCGGGTCGAGAAGACCGCCTTTGCTTTGCGTGATCTGTTGAAGGACGCGCCGCTGCTGCACAGGAAGCTCGCGGAAGAAGCGGGCGTGCCCGAATTGGTCGAACGCAACGGCGTGATGCACGTGTTCCCGTCGCGCGGCAATTTCGACAACAATCTCGGCTGGCGTCTGCGCAAGAAGGTCGGCGTCGAATGGCTGGAGCTCAGCGCCGATGAGATGCGTCAGCGCGAGCCGGATCTCCATCCGCGCTACACCTTTGGCGTGGTGGTCGAGGAGGCCGGCCGCTGCCGCGATCCCGGCGCTTACGTCGCGGCGCTTGCCCAGCATGCGCTTGCGAGCGGTGCCAAGCTCGTTCGTGCCAGGGCAACCGGTCTCAAGCTTTCCGGCAATAAGCTCGTTGCCGTTCTCACCGAGACCGGTGAGATTGCTTGCGATGCTGCTGTGATCGCCGCCGGTGCGCGGTCCAGGCAGCTCACCGCATCGGTCGGCGATCCCCTGCCGCTCGAGACCGAGCGCGGCTATCACGTCATGATCGAGAACCCGGAATCGGGGCCGCGCAGCTCGATGATGGCGTCCGACGTCAGCATGGTCGTGAACTGGACCGACAAGGGGCTGCGCGCTGCCGGCACGGTCGAGATCGCCGGCCTCGAGGCTGCGCCGAACTGGAAGCGCGCCGAGATTTTGCGCAACAACCTCCTCAGCATGTTCCCCAAGCTGCCGAAAGACATCCCGACGTCGCGCATAAAAACGTGGTTCGGGCATCGGCCGAGCATGCCGGATGGTCTTCCCTGTATCGGCCACGCGCGCGCCTCGCGCGACATCGTCTATGCCTTTGGCCACGGCCATGTCGGCCTGGTCGGCTCGGCCCGCACCGGCCGTCTCGTCGCCCAGCTCCTGAGCGGCAAGCAGCCGGAAATTCCGCTCGCACCGTTCGCGCCCACTCGCTTCCTCTGA
- a CDS encoding thiamine pyrophosphate-binding protein — MTIRNTRTGGQILIDQLVAQGVDRVTCVPGESYLAALDALHDSPIDVVICRAEGGAAMMAEAYGKLTGRPGICFVTRGPGATNASHGVHIAMQDSTPMILFVGQVDTGMREREAFQELDYKAVFGTMAKWAVEIDRPDRIPELVARAFRVAMQGRPGPVVISLPENMLTETAAVADAMRIEPAVSWPAPSDLERVGAMLASAKAPLVILGGSRWSDEATKSIARFAERFDLPVATSFRRASLIDADHSHYAGDLGIGPSPGLKARIDNADVILLIGGRMSEMPSSSYTLLDIPTPQQKLIHVHPGSEELGRVYQPALAIQATPAAFAAAVETLKPAGTVAWKGEAAKAHADYLAWTDKARELPGAFQYGQVMTWLRDRLPKDAIVCNGAGNYAGWIHRHHRFHSFAAQLAPTSGSMGYGVPAAVLAKRQFPDRVVVAFAGDGCFLMNGQEFATAVQYDAPLVVIVVDNSQYGTIRMHQERDYPGRVVGTQLKNPDFAMYAKAFGGHGERVERTEEFAPAFERALASGKPSILHCIIDPRAISVGKDFTPAVKA; from the coding sequence ATGACCATTCGCAACACCCGCACCGGGGGCCAGATCCTGATCGACCAGCTGGTCGCTCAAGGCGTCGACCGCGTCACCTGCGTGCCGGGCGAGAGCTACCTCGCGGCGCTCGACGCGCTGCATGACAGCCCGATCGACGTCGTGATCTGCCGCGCCGAAGGCGGCGCCGCGATGATGGCGGAGGCCTATGGCAAGCTCACCGGCCGCCCCGGAATCTGCTTCGTCACCCGCGGCCCCGGCGCCACCAATGCCAGCCATGGCGTCCACATCGCGATGCAGGACTCGACCCCGATGATCCTGTTCGTCGGCCAGGTCGATACCGGCATGCGCGAGCGCGAGGCGTTCCAGGAGCTCGACTACAAGGCGGTGTTCGGCACCATGGCGAAATGGGCCGTCGAGATCGACCGTCCCGACCGCATTCCGGAGCTGGTCGCGCGTGCCTTCCGCGTCGCGATGCAGGGCCGTCCGGGCCCCGTGGTGATCTCGCTGCCGGAGAACATGCTGACCGAGACCGCCGCCGTTGCGGACGCCATGCGTATCGAGCCGGCGGTGAGCTGGCCGGCGCCGTCAGATCTCGAGCGCGTCGGAGCGATGCTCGCGAGCGCCAAGGCGCCGCTCGTCATCCTCGGCGGCTCGCGCTGGAGCGATGAAGCCACCAAGAGCATCGCGCGTTTCGCCGAGCGCTTCGACCTGCCGGTCGCGACCTCGTTTCGCCGGGCGTCGCTGATCGACGCCGACCATTCGCATTATGCCGGCGACCTCGGCATCGGGCCGAGCCCGGGCCTGAAGGCGCGCATCGATAACGCCGACGTCATTCTGCTCATCGGCGGCCGCATGTCGGAGATGCCGTCGTCGTCCTACACGCTGCTCGACATTCCGACCCCGCAGCAGAAGCTAATCCACGTGCATCCTGGCTCCGAGGAGCTCGGCCGCGTCTATCAGCCGGCGCTGGCGATCCAGGCGACGCCCGCCGCGTTCGCCGCCGCCGTCGAGACGCTGAAGCCCGCCGGCACCGTTGCCTGGAAGGGCGAGGCCGCCAAGGCGCATGCCGATTATCTCGCCTGGACCGACAAGGCGCGCGAGCTGCCGGGCGCGTTCCAGTACGGCCAGGTCATGACCTGGCTGCGCGACCGCCTGCCGAAGGACGCGATCGTCTGCAACGGCGCCGGCAACTATGCCGGCTGGATCCATCGTCATCACCGCTTCCACAGCTTCGCCGCCCAGCTCGCACCGACCTCGGGTTCGATGGGCTATGGTGTGCCGGCTGCCGTGCTCGCCAAGCGACAGTTTCCGGATCGTGTCGTCGTCGCGTTTGCCGGTGACGGCTGCTTCCTGATGAACGGCCAGGAATTCGCGACGGCCGTGCAATACGACGCGCCGCTGGTGGTCATCGTCGTCGACAATTCGCAGTACGGCACCATCCGTATGCACCAGGAGCGCGACTATCCCGGTCGCGTCGTCGGTACCCAGCTCAAGAACCCTGATTTCGCGATGTACGCGAAGGCGTTCGGTGGCCATGGCGAGCGCGTCGAGCGCACCGAGGAGTTCGCGCCGGCCTTCGAGCGCGCACTGGCCTCGGGCAAGCCGTCGATCCTCCATTGCATCATTGATCCGCGCGCGATCTCGGTCGGCAAGGATTTCACGCCGGCGGTGAAGGCGTAG